Proteins encoded by one window of Mycolicibacterium sp. ND9-15:
- a CDS encoding acetyl-CoA acetyltransferase produces MDPRTPVLVGYGQVNQRDENPDVEPIDLMVDAARAAADPRVLESVDSVRVVSLLSWRYRDPGLLLAQRLRADGATTRYTGVGGNTPQSLVNEACLDIQKGRADVVVIAGAETWRTRTRLRAKGIKPDWTRQDESVPMAPGADDGVPMAGPAEIRINLDRPAYVYPMFEQALRIAAGESGEEHRRRVGQLWAQFSAVASTNPHAWSRDPVSAEQIWQAGPGNRMISWPYPKLMNSNNMVDQAAVLVLTSAEKAAYLQIPKDRWVFPYSGTDSHDTYAIGERAEFYTSPAIRIGGRRSLELAGSGIDDVALVDLYSCFPSAVQVAANELGLPIGDAERPLTVTGGLTFAGGPWNNYVTHSIATMADRLAAHTGQLGLITANGGYLTKHSFGVYGAEPPPHEFRWEDVQSEVDREPTRTALVEWAGVGTVETWTTPFSREGSPEKAFLAVRTPDDSRVLAVITDAAGAAATVDEDIAGAKVQVNPDGTATLL; encoded by the coding sequence ATGGACCCCAGGACGCCGGTATTGGTCGGCTACGGGCAAGTCAACCAGCGTGACGAGAATCCTGATGTCGAGCCGATCGACCTGATGGTCGACGCTGCGCGCGCCGCAGCCGACCCCCGGGTCCTCGAATCCGTCGACTCGGTGCGGGTGGTCAGCCTCCTCTCCTGGCGGTATCGTGATCCGGGACTGCTTCTGGCGCAACGTCTTCGGGCCGACGGTGCCACCACGCGCTACACCGGTGTCGGCGGCAACACGCCGCAGTCACTGGTCAACGAGGCATGCCTGGACATTCAGAAGGGGCGCGCCGACGTCGTCGTGATCGCTGGCGCGGAGACCTGGCGAACACGAACCCGGTTGCGCGCCAAGGGCATCAAGCCGGACTGGACCCGCCAAGACGAATCGGTCCCGATGGCCCCCGGTGCCGACGACGGGGTGCCGATGGCCGGACCCGCTGAGATCCGGATCAACCTGGACCGGCCCGCCTATGTCTACCCGATGTTCGAACAGGCCTTGCGGATCGCCGCGGGCGAGTCCGGGGAGGAGCACCGGCGTCGGGTTGGGCAACTGTGGGCGCAGTTCAGTGCGGTGGCCTCGACCAACCCACACGCCTGGAGCCGGGACCCGGTGTCCGCGGAGCAGATTTGGCAGGCCGGCCCGGGCAACCGGATGATCAGCTGGCCGTACCCGAAGCTGATGAACTCCAACAACATGGTGGACCAGGCGGCGGTGCTCGTGCTGACCTCCGCCGAGAAGGCGGCATATCTGCAGATACCCAAGGACCGGTGGGTGTTTCCCTATTCGGGCACCGACTCGCATGACACGTACGCGATCGGGGAACGGGCAGAGTTCTACACCTCACCCGCCATCCGGATCGGGGGTCGACGGTCGCTGGAACTCGCCGGGTCCGGCATCGACGACGTCGCGCTGGTCGACCTCTACTCGTGCTTCCCGTCGGCGGTACAGGTGGCCGCCAACGAGCTTGGGCTACCGATCGGGGACGCCGAAAGGCCGCTCACGGTAACCGGTGGGCTCACCTTCGCCGGCGGGCCGTGGAACAACTACGTGACCCATTCGATCGCCACCATGGCTGACAGGTTGGCCGCCCACACCGGCCAGTTGGGTCTGATCACCGCCAACGGCGGCTACCTCACCAAGCACAGCTTCGGTGTCTACGGCGCCGAGCCGCCACCGCACGAGTTCCGTTGGGAAGACGTGCAATCCGAGGTCGATCGCGAGCCGACCCGGACCGCACTCGTGGAGTGGGCGGGGGTGGGCACGGTGGAGACGTGGACGACCCCGTTCAGCCGGGAAGGATCGCCGGAGAAGGCGTTTCTCGCGGTCCGCACGCCCGACGACTCGCGCGTACTGGCCGTCATCACCGATGCGGCGGGTGCGGCGGCGACGGTCGACGAGGACATCGCCGGCGCCAAGGTTCAGGTCAATCCGGACGGTACCGCCACACTGCTCTGA
- a CDS encoding CoA transferase translates to MSERLLAAVRVLDLGGAESDGVSRLYADLGADVLKIEPPGGSSARAVLPTVAGTSVPFGLGNANKRCAVLDPAVADDRRQLLDLVSAADIVIDGGSPGGAVMFGTTCAALAQRFGHLVVLSVTDFGAEGPYASWRATDPVLYALSTALSRTGPTSGTPVLPPVGLASGTAVVQAAWAALAAYYRRLRDGTGDYIDFSRFEGVLQSLDPPFGSEGQAAVGVKKTTEIWRGRPRNQNIYPIFACKDGHVRICLLSARQWRGMRAWLGEPEQFADPKFDTIAARYASSRELNALIADFVAPHTMDALVTEGQARGVPIAAMLTPTEALASEHFRVVGALTTAQFSPGTQVAAPAGPFVVDGRRTGMRWLAPPPGTDEPAWAGASSASPTGTVAVRRPFDGLRILDLGVIVAGGELGRLFADLGAEVIKVESAAYPDGLRQTPPGQVMSRSWALTHRNEQSLGLDLRTPAGAELFSRLVVDADAVFANFRPGTLAALGFSYERLRELNPRIVLAESSAFGSTGPWSGRMGYGPLVRATTGITSLWTSHDRGFYDATTVFPDHVSARITAIAALAALIRRDRTGEPAHVQVSQAEAAINQLATRYVAEAARAAHLPVVEDGSAHGVYPCAGEDEWCVISLRSDADRDLLDSLTGGIDIAEWTRTRDKTAVARALQEVGIAAAPMNRVVDVPVDPQVSARNVFADMAHPMFEAPMLAETRPAPYTNIPPARMQPAPMPGEQTRKICQESLGMSVEVTDRLIADGVLFAYRERP, encoded by the coding sequence ATGAGTGAGCGACTGCTGGCAGCCGTGCGGGTGCTCGATCTCGGCGGTGCCGAATCCGATGGGGTGAGCCGTCTCTACGCCGACCTCGGCGCCGATGTGTTGAAAATCGAGCCGCCGGGTGGAAGTTCCGCCCGCGCGGTGCTGCCGACGGTGGCCGGGACGAGCGTGCCGTTCGGGTTGGGCAATGCGAACAAACGCTGCGCGGTCCTGGACCCAGCCGTCGCTGATGACCGCCGTCAACTACTGGATCTGGTGAGCGCCGCCGATATCGTCATCGATGGCGGAAGTCCCGGCGGCGCAGTGATGTTCGGCACCACGTGCGCCGCGTTGGCGCAACGGTTCGGCCATCTCGTGGTGCTGTCGGTCACCGACTTCGGCGCCGAGGGGCCGTATGCCTCGTGGCGGGCCACCGACCCGGTGTTGTATGCGCTGTCGACTGCGCTGTCGCGTACCGGGCCGACCTCGGGGACTCCGGTGCTGCCCCCGGTCGGCCTGGCATCGGGGACCGCAGTCGTGCAGGCGGCATGGGCTGCGCTGGCCGCCTACTATCGCCGATTGCGCGACGGCACCGGCGATTACATTGACTTCTCTCGATTCGAGGGGGTGCTCCAGTCGCTGGACCCGCCGTTTGGCTCGGAGGGGCAGGCAGCCGTCGGCGTCAAGAAAACCACCGAGATCTGGCGGGGTAGACCGCGTAACCAGAACATCTACCCGATCTTCGCCTGCAAGGACGGGCATGTGCGCATCTGTTTGCTGTCTGCGCGGCAGTGGCGTGGTATGCGCGCCTGGCTCGGTGAACCCGAGCAGTTCGCCGACCCGAAATTCGACACGATCGCCGCGCGCTATGCGTCGTCGCGTGAACTCAACGCGCTGATCGCCGACTTCGTCGCGCCGCACACGATGGATGCCCTGGTGACCGAGGGGCAGGCGCGAGGGGTGCCGATAGCCGCCATGCTGACGCCTACGGAGGCACTGGCTTCCGAGCATTTCCGCGTCGTCGGCGCTTTGACCACCGCGCAGTTCTCGCCCGGAACCCAGGTCGCCGCACCCGCGGGACCTTTTGTCGTCGACGGACGACGCACCGGCATGAGATGGCTGGCGCCGCCCCCGGGAACCGACGAACCAGCCTGGGCCGGTGCGTCATCGGCGTCCCCGACGGGTACGGTCGCGGTGCGGCGTCCGTTCGACGGACTGCGGATCCTCGATCTCGGCGTCATCGTCGCCGGGGGCGAACTCGGCCGGTTGTTCGCCGACCTCGGCGCCGAGGTGATCAAGGTCGAGAGCGCCGCCTATCCGGACGGATTGCGCCAAACGCCTCCGGGCCAGGTGATGAGTAGGTCGTGGGCGCTGACTCATCGCAACGAGCAGAGCCTCGGACTTGACCTACGCACTCCCGCGGGTGCCGAACTGTTCTCCCGTCTGGTAGTCGACGCCGATGCGGTGTTCGCCAACTTTCGGCCGGGAACCCTTGCCGCACTCGGTTTCTCATATGAACGTCTGCGGGAACTGAATCCCCGCATCGTGCTCGCCGAGAGCAGCGCCTTCGGCTCGACAGGACCGTGGAGCGGGCGGATGGGTTATGGACCGCTGGTGCGTGCGACCACGGGGATCACCTCGCTGTGGACGTCGCACGACCGCGGGTTCTACGACGCGACGACGGTCTTCCCGGACCATGTGTCGGCGCGGATCACGGCGATCGCGGCGCTGGCGGCGTTGATCCGGCGTGACCGGACCGGGGAACCCGCACATGTCCAAGTCTCGCAGGCGGAGGCCGCGATCAACCAGTTGGCGACGCGCTATGTCGCCGAGGCGGCACGCGCCGCCCACCTGCCAGTCGTCGAGGACGGGTCCGCGCACGGCGTGTATCCCTGCGCCGGCGAGGACGAGTGGTGCGTGATCTCGCTGCGCTCCGACGCCGACCGCGACCTGTTGGACTCTCTCACCGGCGGCATCGACATCGCGGAATGGACGCGCACGCGGGACAAGACCGCGGTGGCGCGCGCACTGCAGGAGGTGGGGATCGCCGCGGCGCCGATGAACCGCGTCGTCGATGTGCCGGTCGATCCGCAGGTCAGCGCCCGGAATGTGTTCGCCGACATGGCACATCCGATGTTCGAGGCGCCCATGCTCGCTGAAACGCGGCCCGCGCCGTACACCAACATCCCGCCCGCCCGGATGCAACCGGCGCCGATGCCGGGGGAGCAGACCCGCAAGATCTGTCAGGAAAGCCTCGGCATGTCGGTCGAGGTCACCGATCGGCTCATCGCCGACGGCGTGCTCTTCGCGTATCGAGAAAGGCCGTGA
- a CDS encoding TIGR03619 family F420-dependent LLM class oxidoreductase, with protein sequence MLGFAVPQFGESARADLMRYAATTEDLGADSLWVGDRLLTPVHPSVGYAGGDTIPEQFRAGLDPFIALAVLAAVTNRVRLGSSVFVAPWYPPVQLSRQLTAIDVISGGRLLPGFGIGWSPEEFSAAGAPFRRRGAQLDELLDALQQLWTTNPVAHDGERWSIPLSWVNLKPVQQPRPPIYLGGFTPASLERIGARADGWLPAVQVPGGVVPEILARQRRAIDDAARSAGRDPSAIHTYVRINVADGAPIEAVAEAVRRLADAGYRDVFVDLMYVATNIEEHLRWAERLLAP encoded by the coding sequence GTGTTGGGATTCGCGGTGCCGCAGTTCGGGGAGTCCGCCCGGGCCGACCTGATGCGATATGCGGCCACCACGGAAGACCTCGGGGCCGACAGTCTTTGGGTGGGAGACCGTTTGCTGACGCCGGTGCATCCCAGCGTCGGCTACGCGGGCGGCGACACCATCCCCGAGCAGTTTCGTGCCGGCCTGGATCCTTTCATCGCGTTGGCGGTGCTGGCCGCGGTGACGAACCGGGTGCGGTTGGGCAGCAGCGTGTTCGTCGCACCGTGGTATCCGCCGGTGCAGCTGAGCCGTCAACTGACCGCCATCGACGTGATCAGCGGGGGCAGGTTGCTGCCGGGCTTCGGCATCGGTTGGTCGCCCGAGGAGTTCTCGGCCGCGGGCGCCCCGTTCCGCCGCCGCGGAGCCCAGTTGGATGAACTGCTCGACGCTTTGCAGCAACTGTGGACGACGAATCCGGTGGCTCATGACGGTGAGCGGTGGTCGATCCCGTTGTCGTGGGTGAACCTCAAGCCGGTGCAGCAACCGCGGCCGCCGATCTACCTCGGCGGGTTCACCCCGGCGAGCCTCGAGCGCATCGGGGCGCGCGCCGACGGGTGGCTGCCCGCCGTGCAGGTGCCCGGCGGTGTCGTACCCGAGATCCTCGCCCGGCAGCGCCGCGCCATCGATGACGCCGCCCGCTCGGCCGGCCGGGATCCTTCGGCCATCCACACCTACGTACGGATCAACGTCGCCGACGGCGCACCGATCGAAGCGGTCGCCGAAGCCGTGCGGAGGCTGGCCGATGCCGGCTACCGGGACGTGTTCGTCGACCTGATGTACGTGGCGACGAACATCGAAGAGCACCTGCGGTGGGCCGAACGGCTGCTGGCGCCATGA
- a CDS encoding phosphoketolase family protein has protein sequence MTAQVLSPTLPAHELDLVDAYWRAANYLSVGQIYLLDNPLLREPLAPHHVKPRLLGHWGTTPGLNLIYAHLNRIIRHRDANLIYLTGPGHGGPGLVANAYLEGTYSEVYSGITEDTDGLQKLFRQFSFPGGIPSHVAAETPGSIHEGGELGYALVHAYGAAFDNPDLVVACVIGDGEAETGPLAASWHSNKFLNPVTDGAVLPILHLNGYKIANPTVLARIPQEELESLMFGYGYRPITVAGDDPANVHQQLATAFDEAFDQIGAIQRAARLDEEQGRPLWPMVVLRTPKGWTGPREVDGKKVEGTWRSHQVPLSGTHTNPEHRAQLEAWLRSYRPEELFDDDGALRAELRAIAPCGQRRMSANPHANGGLLLKDLDLPPFTDYAVPVDKPASESAEATRVLGAFLRDVIARNTDRFRLMGPDETASNRLSATLEATDKTWLAEIGPDDENLGPEGRVMEVLSEHLCQGWLEGYLLTGRHGLFNCYEAFVHIIDSMLNQHVKWLSSSRELSWRMPIPSLNYLLTSHVWRQDHNGASHQDPGFIDHVANKRPEVVRVYLPPDANTLLSVADHCLRSRDYVNVIVAGKQPALTYLDMNSAIAHCTRGLGIWQWASTATGDPDVVLACAGDIPTLETLAAADILRRRLPELKVRVVNVVDIMRLQPASEHPHGLSERDFDSIFTRDKPIIFAYHGYPWLIHRLTYRHANHPQMHVRGFKERGTTTTPFDMVMLNDLDRFHLVMDVIDRVEGLGSGAAGLRQQMADARLAARLYTREHGEDDPAISGWTWDPDYAAPSLSQDTLSEHDR, from the coding sequence ATGACTGCCCAGGTACTCTCCCCCACCCTGCCCGCCCATGAACTCGACCTCGTCGACGCCTACTGGCGCGCGGCGAACTACCTGTCCGTCGGGCAGATCTATCTGCTGGACAATCCGCTGCTGCGAGAACCACTCGCGCCGCACCACGTCAAGCCACGCCTGCTCGGCCACTGGGGCACCACGCCGGGATTGAACCTCATCTACGCGCATCTCAACCGCATCATCCGCCACCGTGACGCCAACCTGATCTACCTCACCGGACCCGGCCACGGCGGCCCCGGCCTGGTGGCGAACGCCTATCTGGAAGGCACCTACAGCGAGGTCTACTCGGGCATCACCGAAGACACCGACGGGCTGCAAAAGCTGTTCCGCCAGTTCTCTTTCCCCGGTGGCATCCCCAGTCACGTCGCCGCCGAGACGCCCGGCTCGATCCACGAGGGGGGCGAGCTGGGCTACGCGCTGGTGCACGCCTACGGTGCGGCGTTCGACAATCCGGATCTGGTGGTCGCCTGCGTGATCGGCGACGGTGAGGCCGAAACCGGTCCGCTGGCGGCGAGCTGGCATTCCAACAAGTTCCTCAACCCCGTCACCGACGGTGCGGTCCTGCCGATCCTGCACCTCAACGGATACAAGATCGCCAACCCGACGGTGCTCGCGCGGATACCTCAGGAGGAACTCGAGTCGCTGATGTTCGGCTACGGCTACCGGCCGATCACGGTGGCCGGGGACGATCCGGCCAACGTGCATCAACAACTGGCCACCGCGTTCGACGAGGCGTTCGACCAGATCGGCGCGATCCAGCGGGCCGCCCGTCTGGACGAGGAACAGGGTCGCCCGCTGTGGCCGATGGTGGTGCTACGCACCCCGAAGGGCTGGACCGGCCCTCGAGAGGTCGACGGCAAGAAGGTCGAGGGCACTTGGCGGTCCCACCAGGTTCCGCTGTCCGGGACCCACACCAACCCCGAACACCGGGCCCAACTCGAGGCGTGGCTGCGCAGCTACCGACCCGAGGAGTTATTCGACGACGACGGCGCATTGCGGGCCGAACTGCGGGCAATCGCCCCGTGCGGGCAGCGGCGGATGAGCGCCAACCCGCACGCCAACGGCGGGCTGCTGCTCAAGGATCTCGATCTACCCCCGTTCACCGACTACGCGGTGCCGGTCGACAAACCCGCCTCCGAATCGGCCGAGGCGACGCGGGTGCTCGGCGCCTTCCTGCGCGACGTCATTGCGCGCAACACCGACCGGTTCCGGTTGATGGGCCCCGACGAGACCGCATCCAATCGGCTGTCGGCCACTCTCGAAGCGACCGACAAGACGTGGCTCGCCGAGATCGGCCCCGACGACGAGAACCTCGGTCCGGAGGGCCGGGTGATGGAGGTGTTGTCCGAGCATCTCTGCCAAGGCTGGCTCGAGGGCTACCTGCTGACGGGCAGGCACGGGCTGTTCAACTGCTACGAAGCGTTCGTCCACATCATCGACTCGATGCTCAATCAACACGTCAAATGGCTCTCCAGCAGCCGGGAACTGTCCTGGCGCATGCCGATCCCGTCGCTGAATTACCTTCTGACGTCGCATGTCTGGCGACAAGACCACAACGGCGCATCGCACCAGGATCCCGGCTTCATCGACCACGTCGCCAACAAGCGGCCGGAGGTCGTCCGGGTGTACCTGCCGCCGGACGCCAACACCCTGCTGTCGGTGGCCGACCACTGCCTGCGCAGCCGCGACTACGTCAACGTGATCGTCGCCGGTAAGCAACCGGCGCTGACCTACCTGGATATGAACTCCGCGATTGCGCACTGCACCAGAGGGCTCGGGATCTGGCAGTGGGCGAGCACCGCGACCGGGGATCCGGACGTCGTGCTCGCCTGCGCCGGTGACATCCCGACGCTGGAGACCCTGGCCGCCGCCGACATCCTGCGTCGGCGGCTGCCCGAGCTGAAGGTCAGGGTCGTCAACGTCGTCGACATCATGCGGTTACAGCCCGCCTCCGAGCACCCACACGGCTTGTCCGAGCGTGATTTCGACTCGATTTTCACCAGGGACAAACCGATCATCTTCGCCTACCACGGCTATCCATGGCTGATTCACCGGCTGACCTACCGCCACGCCAACCACCCCCAAATGCACGTGCGCGGCTTTAAGGAGCGGGGCACCACGACGACGCCGTTCGACATGGTGATGCTCAACGATCTCGACCGATTCCACCTGGTCATGGATGTCATCGACCGTGTCGAAGGTCTGGGCAGCGGTGCGGCGGGGTTGCGCCAGCAGATGGCCGACGCCCGCCTGGCGGCCCGGCTCTACACGCGAGAGCACGGCGAGGACGATCCGGCGATCTCGGGGTGGACCTGGGATCCGGACTACGCTGCACCGTCGCTGTCGCAGGACACGCTTAGCGAACACGACCGCTAA
- a CDS encoding CPBP family intramembrane glutamic endopeptidase, translated as MSDQAVLAQRPHPLVEQLSALHHFRTYVDIAVVVVVLALTNLIAHFTTPWASVATVPAAAVGLLVLVRSRGLGWAELGLGREHWRSGTGYALGAVALVLSVIAMGALLPWTRPMFMNNNYATISGALIASMVIIPLQTVIPEELAFRGVLHGALNRAWGFRGVAAAGSLLFGLWHIATSLGLTSSNVGFTRIFGGGVMGTVAGVALAVAATAVAGFVFTWLRRRSGSLIAPIALHWSLNGLGALAAALVWHLS; from the coding sequence GTGTCCGACCAAGCCGTGCTAGCCCAGCGTCCGCATCCGCTGGTCGAACAGCTTTCCGCCCTGCACCACTTCCGTACCTATGTCGACATCGCGGTGGTCGTGGTGGTGCTGGCGTTGACGAACTTGATCGCGCATTTCACCACGCCGTGGGCCAGCGTCGCGACGGTTCCTGCGGCAGCGGTTGGCCTGCTGGTCCTGGTCCGGTCGCGCGGCCTGGGCTGGGCCGAACTCGGCCTGGGCCGCGAACATTGGAGGTCCGGGACCGGCTACGCGCTGGGCGCCGTCGCGCTGGTCCTGTCGGTGATCGCGATGGGCGCGCTGCTGCCATGGACGCGACCGATGTTCATGAACAACAACTACGCCACCATCTCGGGCGCCCTGATCGCGTCGATGGTCATCATTCCGCTGCAGACCGTGATCCCCGAGGAACTGGCTTTCCGGGGTGTGCTGCACGGTGCGCTCAACCGCGCCTGGGGCTTCCGCGGTGTCGCCGCGGCGGGCTCACTGCTGTTCGGGCTCTGGCACATCGCCACCTCGCTGGGCCTGACCAGCAGCAATGTCGGGTTCACGCGCATCTTCGGCGGCGGGGTCATGGGCACCGTCGCGGGTGTGGCGTTGGCCGTGGCCGCTACCGCCGTGGCCGGCTTCGTCTTCACCTGGCTACGGCGTCGCAGTGGCAGCCTGATTGCCCCTATCGCGCTGCACTGGTCGCTCAACGGGCTCGGCGCGCTGGCCGCCGCGTTGGTGTGGCATCTGAGCTGA
- a CDS encoding zinc-binding alcohol dehydrogenase family protein, translating into MVIPTMSAWRVRRPGPMATHPLERVTVPVPEPGSGELLVAVHACGVCRTDLHVAEGDLPVHRPSVIPGHEVVGEVAAIGSDTGGGFAVGDRVGIAWLRMACGSCRFCVRGQENLCPQSRYTGWDADGGYAEFATVPETFAHHLPASYSDTELAPLLCAGIIGYRSLLRADLPAGGRLGIYGFGGSAHLTAQVALAQGAEVHVMTRGERARELALSLGAASAQDAADRPPVALDAAILFAPVGELVLPALEALERGGTLAIAGIYLSDIPVLSYERHLFQERQVRSVTSNTRDDARNFLEFAAQHHIDVTTVEYPLGRADDALSALSDGRIAGAAVLLV; encoded by the coding sequence ATGGTCATCCCCACGATGAGTGCGTGGCGGGTCCGGCGGCCGGGCCCGATGGCGACCCATCCGCTGGAAAGAGTTACCGTGCCCGTGCCTGAGCCCGGGTCAGGTGAACTGCTCGTTGCCGTGCACGCCTGCGGCGTGTGCCGCACCGATCTGCACGTCGCCGAGGGCGATCTCCCGGTTCACCGACCGAGTGTCATTCCAGGCCACGAGGTGGTTGGAGAGGTCGCCGCAATTGGCTCCGACACCGGCGGCGGGTTCGCAGTCGGCGATCGCGTCGGCATCGCGTGGCTGCGCATGGCCTGTGGATCTTGCAGGTTCTGTGTCCGCGGGCAGGAGAATCTATGCCCGCAGTCCCGCTACACAGGCTGGGACGCAGACGGCGGCTACGCCGAATTCGCCACTGTTCCAGAGACGTTCGCTCACCATCTGCCCGCAAGCTATTCCGACACCGAGTTGGCGCCGTTGTTGTGCGCCGGCATCATCGGATATCGATCACTGTTGCGGGCCGATCTTCCCGCCGGCGGCCGGCTGGGTATCTACGGTTTTGGCGGCAGCGCTCATCTCACCGCGCAGGTGGCACTCGCCCAGGGAGCGGAAGTACACGTCATGACCCGCGGCGAGCGAGCTCGCGAGTTGGCGCTCTCGCTGGGGGCGGCCTCGGCGCAGGACGCCGCCGATCGTCCGCCGGTCGCATTGGACGCCGCGATCTTATTCGCGCCGGTGGGCGAACTGGTGTTACCCGCTCTCGAGGCTCTCGAACGCGGCGGCACACTCGCCATCGCGGGCATCTATCTCAGCGACATTCCGGTGTTGAGCTATGAGCGCCATCTTTTCCAAGAGCGCCAAGTGCGATCGGTGACCTCCAATACGCGCGATGACGCGCGCAACTTCCTCGAGTTTGCCGCACAACACCACATCGACGTGACCACCGTCGAATACCCCCTCGGGCGTGCTGACGACGCTTTGTCCGCGTTGAGTGACGGCCGCATCGCCGGCGCGGCGGTCTTATTGGTCTGA
- a CDS encoding APA family fibronectin-binding glycoprotein gives MDHPDAFSPPRRGLSRMLAAAALTGATAVALALPTVAQAQPEPTPPPPPPPSGNTFLQGPPPPPAPGAPAPAPADPNAPPPAPAPGAPPPAPADPNAPAPAPADPNAPAPPPGDQGRVESAAGGLSYVLPAGWQVADSTQLSYGQVLLTKVAPPGGEPPNDTSILLGRLDLKLFAGAETDNTKAAHRLASDMGEFFMPFPGTRINQETVELNADGMPGVASYYEVKFTDTNKPNGQIWAGVVGNPVEPGTPRGQRTPERWFVVWLGTANNAVPKEEAVTLANSIRPYTAPPPPANPNAAPPPPPADPNAPPPPPADPNATGQDRVGVPVPVDPNAAPGMQP, from the coding sequence ATGGATCACCCGGACGCGTTTTCACCCCCGCGCAGGGGCCTGTCGAGGATGCTCGCGGCCGCGGCGCTGACCGGTGCCACCGCCGTGGCACTCGCGCTGCCGACAGTGGCGCAGGCACAGCCCGAACCGACGCCACCGCCGCCACCACCACCGTCGGGTAACACCTTCCTGCAGGGCCCGCCGCCTCCGCCGGCACCCGGTGCGCCCGCGCCGGCCCCCGCGGATCCCAACGCGCCCCCACCTGCTCCGGCACCCGGTGCACCGCCGCCTGCGCCCGCGGATCCCAACGCGCCGGCACCGGCGCCTGCCGACCCGAACGCGCCGGCTCCGCCACCCGGCGACCAAGGGCGCGTCGAGTCAGCCGCCGGCGGGCTCAGCTACGTACTGCCCGCCGGGTGGCAGGTAGCGGATTCAACCCAACTCTCCTACGGGCAGGTGCTGCTGACCAAGGTGGCTCCTCCGGGTGGCGAGCCTCCCAATGACACCAGCATCCTGCTCGGCCGGCTCGACCTGAAGCTGTTCGCGGGTGCGGAGACCGACAACACCAAAGCCGCGCACCGACTGGCTTCGGATATGGGCGAATTCTTCATGCCTTTCCCCGGCACCAGGATCAACCAGGAGACCGTCGAACTCAACGCCGACGGCATGCCGGGCGTCGCGTCGTACTACGAGGTGAAGTTCACCGATACGAACAAGCCCAACGGCCAGATCTGGGCCGGTGTCGTCGGTAACCCGGTCGAGCCCGGAACGCCGCGCGGACAACGCACACCCGAGCGGTGGTTTGTGGTCTGGCTCGGCACTGCGAACAACGCTGTGCCGAAGGAAGAAGCGGTGACGCTGGCCAACTCGATCCGGCCGTACACCGCGCCGCCACCGCCCGCAAACCCGAATGCCGCACCGCCCCCGCCGCCGGCAGATCCGAACGCTCCACCGCCCCCGCCGGCAGATCCGAACGCGACCGGCCAGGATCGCGTGGGCGTTCCGGTGCCGGTTGACCCGAACGCCGCTCCCGGAATGCAGCCTTAG
- a CDS encoding SDR family oxidoreductase — protein MEVLVTAGDTDLGRTIAGGFRDAGHRVVIAGARRDDLEVAAKELDVDAIVFDNTDPASLEAARPKFPHHLDTIVNVPAPRWDDGDPRTYSLADLARAWREALDSTVVSAVLTVQILGDHLRSGGSIVNVVPESPLEGSAEAAIKAALADWTAGQAEYFGTRGITVNAVASGRSAEPGYEGLSRTPPPVAEEIARLALFLTTPAARHITGQTLHVSRGALASFG, from the coding sequence ATGGAGGTGCTCGTCACCGCCGGTGACACCGATCTGGGTCGCACGATCGCCGGAGGCTTCCGGGACGCCGGTCACCGCGTCGTGATCGCGGGCGCTCGTCGCGACGATCTCGAAGTCGCCGCGAAGGAACTCGATGTCGACGCGATCGTGTTCGACAACACCGATCCGGCCAGCCTGGAAGCAGCGCGACCGAAGTTCCCTCATCACCTCGACACGATCGTCAACGTGCCCGCACCTCGCTGGGACGACGGTGACCCGCGCACGTATTCGCTGGCGGACCTGGCCAGGGCGTGGCGGGAGGCGCTCGACTCGACAGTCGTGTCCGCCGTGTTGACCGTGCAGATCCTGGGCGACCATCTGCGCTCGGGAGGCTCGATCGTCAATGTGGTGCCCGAGAGCCCGCTCGAAGGCAGCGCCGAGGCGGCGATCAAGGCTGCGCTCGCCGACTGGACCGCCGGGCAGGCCGAATACTTCGGCACTCGGGGCATCACCGTGAACGCGGTGGCGTCGGGTCGCAGCGCCGAACCAGGCTACGAGGGCCTGTCGCGCACGCCGCCGCCGGTCGCTGAGGAGATCGCCCGTCTCGCGCTGTTCCTCACGACACCGGCGGCGCGCCACATCACCGGCCAGACCTTGCATGTCAGCAGGGGTGCGCTCGCGAGCTTCGGCTGA